In Paenibacillus xylanilyticus, the genomic window GAACAGCTCAATGAACTGGAGAGAAACGGATTCCTGTCCAAATACTTGCCGGAGGACTCGGATCTTGTGTCAAGATTTTCCGAATTCCTGACACAGGGAATTACACAGGTAAGTGATTATCTGTCAGGTCTGTTCTCGGTTGTATCCAATCTGGTCATCATTTTGGCCACCTTTCCAATTATGCTGTATTACATGCTTAAGGAAGGCAGCAAGTTTGGCACCAATCTCACCTTGCTTTTGCCGAGACGTTATCGGAAGGATGGAGAAGAGACCGTTCATGAAATCGATGAAGCGCTGAGCAATTTTATTGTTGGGCGAGTTATTGTCAATGTTGCACTCGGGATCCTGATGTACATTGGTTTTCTTATCCTTGGTTTGCCATATGCGCTATTGCTGACGGCTGCATCCATCATATTGAACTTTATTCCTTATGTGGGTGCAATATTGGCAGCGATACCTGTCGTGATTGTGGCCTTTATTGAATCTCCGTCGATGGCGATCTGGTCGCTGATCATTATTGTCGTTGCCCAGCAGATTCAAGATAACCTGATATCTCCCTATGTATATGGCAAGCAGCTGGATATTCATCCGCTGACAACAGTTATTCTGCTGCTAGTGGGTGCCGACCTGTGGAACATTTTGGGTATGATTATCGTTATTCCGCTATATATGATCCTGAAAATTATCGTTCGCAAAATCCATTATCGGATTGTCGAAGATAAGACTGAACTATGAATGGTATGTAAAAGACAGCACGGTCATGTGCCTCCACAATTATTTGCTCTTGAATCACATCAGACTAAGCTCTTGAAGATAAGCCGCGTATCAATGGTGAAGGGTCAGGTAAGACT contains:
- a CDS encoding AI-2E family transporter, which codes for MINNKFYRICTAIILLLLIVYLGDKVNFIFRPLTSLIHIIIIPLLIAGFFYYLLRPLVDFMERHRLKRALSVLIIYVVIALLIAGFSVLIWPSLREQLWNFIENTPALIASLSEQLNELERNGFLSKYLPEDSDLVSRFSEFLTQGITQVSDYLSGLFSVVSNLVIILATFPIMLYYMLKEGSKFGTNLTLLLPRRYRKDGEETVHEIDEALSNFIVGRVIVNVALGILMYIGFLILGLPYALLLTAASIILNFIPYVGAILAAIPVVIVAFIESPSMAIWSLIIIVVAQQIQDNLISPYVYGKQLDIHPLTTVILLLVGADLWNILGMIIVIPLYMILKIIVRKIHYRIVEDKTEL